The Fibrobacter sp. UWB4 genome includes a window with the following:
- a CDS encoding GTP-binding protein, with product MKKNKKPVVLITGYLGSGKTTLLNNLLKQEKRKVALIVNDMGSINVDAEILKKNGSNVTECPMFELQNGCICCTLRDEFIQQIEKISNLDSIEVVFVEASGISDPGAVSASFLAYEEDNPNTNVYLTSIVTVVDGDRIYREFLSELKQKKEKRDSLAEKYDLSDEEISTLIVDQIEFCNFIILNKCDLLSADQLKEVESIVRDFQPRAPIIHSVNGDIDIEKIMTTKPFNYDQIDSSSAIQKATATLTQPGRKNNGCVDEYGITSFVFEARQPFNRDRFMEFVNNRYPSQLIRSKGYIWFSDASKDVQLFEQAGRNSSVMPVSYWIDALREDVKQSYLADNPEIKENWDSRFGDRENQVVFIGKGYNKDDIIVELEKCLDERAFA from the coding sequence ATGAAAAAGAATAAGAAACCGGTGGTACTCATCACCGGGTATTTGGGGTCGGGTAAAACCACGCTTTTGAACAATCTTCTCAAGCAAGAAAAGAGAAAAGTCGCCCTTATCGTGAACGATATGGGAAGCATCAACGTCGATGCTGAAATTTTGAAAAAGAACGGTTCAAACGTCACCGAATGTCCGATGTTCGAACTGCAAAACGGCTGCATCTGCTGTACGCTGCGCGATGAGTTCATCCAGCAGATTGAAAAAATTTCCAACCTCGATTCCATTGAAGTCGTGTTTGTCGAAGCCTCCGGCATCAGCGACCCGGGCGCAGTCAGCGCAAGTTTCCTCGCTTACGAAGAAGACAATCCAAATACGAACGTCTACTTGACTTCTATCGTCACGGTTGTCGATGGCGACAGAATTTACCGCGAATTCCTTAGCGAATTGAAGCAGAAAAAAGAAAAAAGAGATTCTCTCGCCGAAAAATACGATTTAAGCGATGAAGAAATTTCGACACTGATTGTAGACCAGATTGAATTCTGCAATTTCATCATTTTGAACAAGTGTGATTTACTCAGCGCAGACCAGCTCAAGGAAGTAGAATCCATCGTTCGTGATTTCCAGCCTCGCGCTCCGATTATCCATTCCGTCAACGGCGACATCGACATCGAAAAAATCATGACGACAAAGCCGTTCAACTACGATCAAATAGATTCCTCTTCAGCTATCCAGAAGGCAACAGCGACATTAACCCAGCCAGGCCGCAAGAACAACGGTTGTGTAGACGAATACGGGATTACATCTTTCGTTTTCGAGGCAAGACAACCGTTCAACAGAGACCGCTTTATGGAATTTGTCAACAACAGATACCCATCACAGCTTATCCGTTCCAAAGGATACATCTGGTTCTCGGATGCTAGCAAGGACGTGCAGCTTTTCGAACAGGCTGGTCGCAACTCGTCTGTGATGCCAGTTTCTTACTGGATCGACGCTTTGCGCGAAGACGTCAAGCAATCGTACCTCGCCGACAATCCTGAAATAAAGGAAAACTGGGATTCCCGTTTTGGCGACCGCGAAAACCAAGTCGTGTTTATCGGAAAAGGCTACAACAAAGACGATATCATTGTCGAGCTTGAAAAATGCCTTGACGAAAGAGCTTTTGCTTAA
- a CDS encoding glycosyl hydrolase 53 family protein yields MKSLKNLAVCVFSASLTLFMLGCGDDPASSPVFALSSSSVQESSSSSLENLSSSSQDVGGFSSSLSEPEAESSSSIATSSAVEPTSSETLQSSSSSEAQSSVEESSSSQAISSSETPSSSSAQPIKIDFYNGADISEVQEYERNNTKFYDVDGKESDIFTILKNHGFNSIRLRTFVSPKAKYGYAASGCGHDSEAYGDKDHVVAFAKKVRAAGMGLLVDIHYSDVWADPGKQIIPERWRGVNNANAMADSVYAYTKDLMLALKNAGATPDMVQIGNETTPGILIHKPNNNTDCWGNGVDKAATSVNGDMGTAAGKANAAKYFNAGIKAVKEVSPSTKTVLHIERIRKEETVNWWMGVIFDDYKIPADVMGFSAYTAYGDGTPDKWKNLFNTITTKYSKLEFIVAEYNGGDSDNHYNFDKSRQKTREFVREMNRWIGSFFWEPTIGGAWGPGLFDWRGKDLYANKDAFKEFF; encoded by the coding sequence ATGAAGTCTTTGAAAAATCTTGCAGTGTGTGTGTTTAGTGCTTCGTTGACGCTGTTTATGCTGGGGTGCGGTGACGATCCTGCCTCGTCGCCTGTTTTTGCTTTGAGTTCTTCGTCTGTGCAAGAATCTTCGTCATCGTCCTTAGAAAATTTATCGTCTTCTAGCCAAGATGTTGGTGGCTTCTCGTCGAGCCTTTCCGAACCTGAAGCAGAATCATCTTCATCCATTGCGACATCGTCTGCGGTAGAACCGACGTCGTCTGAAACGTTGCAGAGTTCCTCCTCGTCTGAAGCTCAGTCTTCGGTGGAAGAATCCTCGTCATCGCAAGCGATCAGTTCTTCGGAAACACCTAGTTCATCTTCCGCTCAACCCATAAAAATTGACTTTTATAATGGTGCCGACATTTCCGAAGTCCAGGAGTACGAACGAAATAATACGAAGTTTTACGATGTCGATGGCAAGGAAAGCGACATCTTCACAATCCTGAAAAATCACGGATTCAATTCCATTCGCTTGCGCACGTTTGTTTCGCCCAAGGCAAAGTACGGCTATGCGGCGAGCGGTTGCGGTCACGATTCCGAAGCGTATGGAGACAAGGACCATGTTGTTGCGTTTGCCAAGAAAGTCAGAGCGGCTGGTATGGGCCTTCTCGTGGATATCCATTACAGCGACGTCTGGGCAGATCCGGGCAAGCAGATTATTCCCGAACGCTGGCGTGGTGTGAATAATGCCAATGCGATGGCGGATTCCGTGTATGCGTACACCAAGGATTTGATGCTTGCTCTTAAGAATGCGGGCGCAACGCCTGACATGGTGCAGATAGGCAACGAAACAACGCCTGGCATCTTGATTCATAAGCCAAATAACAATACAGACTGCTGGGGAAATGGCGTCGATAAGGCTGCAACTTCAGTTAATGGCGATATGGGAACCGCCGCAGGCAAGGCAAATGCCGCCAAGTATTTCAATGCGGGCATCAAGGCCGTCAAAGAAGTTTCGCCATCAACGAAAACGGTGCTTCACATTGAACGCATCCGCAAAGAAGAAACCGTAAATTGGTGGATGGGCGTCATCTTTGACGACTATAAAATCCCCGCCGACGTGATGGGCTTCTCCGCTTATACCGCATACGGCGACGGCACTCCCGATAAGTGGAAGAATTTGTTCAATACGATTACGACAAAGTATTCTAAGTTGGAATTTATCGTTGCGGAATACAACGGTGGTGATTCTGACAACCACTACAATTTCGACAAATCTCGCCAAAAGACTCGTGAATTTGTTCGCGAGATGAACCGCTGGATTGGCTCGTTCTTCTGGGAACCGACAATCGGTGGCGCGTGGGGGCCGGGCCTTTTTGACTGGCGCGGTAAAGATCTTTACGCCAACAAGGATGCGTTCAAGGAATTTTTCTAA